The Loxodonta africana isolate mLoxAfr1 chromosome 12, mLoxAfr1.hap2, whole genome shotgun sequence genome segment CATGTGCCTTCCCCCATCTGTTTCTtgcttccttgtttaatctcttttacatctcagaagaaattgactcaagacacaccctacccaAATCCTgccaaagacaacccattcccaaatgggatcataaccacaagcatagacgtaagaatttacaacacatgttttgggggacacaattcaatctataacacaggAAAGAGCCATGGtccaaggaatgtgggtggcctctagGAGACAGAAAAGCCAAAGAAATAAATTCTCCCCTGGCACCttcagaaggaaccaaccctgtggacacatttcagacttctgacctctaagactgtaacagaataaatctgtgttgctttaagccactgagcttgttacagcagccatgAGAAACTGATACAGGGAGCTTCAGGGAAGAAGAAACTTCCAGCAGAAAGGGGGAGGCACAACGTGGGAGCCCGGGTGCCAAGTGCTCTCTTGGAGGTGGCCGAAAGTGGCCATGTGAATGGGGGCCATGGGCACAGCCAAGCAAGCTACCAGCTCCAGAATGGAGGCACTTGCAGACCCAAGGCTGATCTCCATCTTCCTGGGAGCGTGGTCATGAACCCAGCCTGCAACCAGGCCACCCTGGTTCACCCACACAGGCTCCTGTGCTATGAAGAACACTTggaaaacattttcaaaaatgTCCTTGGGCTCCTCTCAATAATCCTCTTATCACGACAAGAGCATTGTGAGAAATGAAACGCGTTTTTGCGTGACAATTGCCTACCAGGAATATATTATAGGAAGCTTTGGCAGGTACCGACAAGACCTCTAGATCCCTAAGCGTTACATCCTTAGCAACCCAGATCTAGAGCACCAAAGGCAATTTCAAGAAGCCACTGCTCATTTTTAAAGAAGTCAAAGTGTCGATACAATGGCACTATTTTTGGACTTCTCCTCCGATGCTTTCTCTTCTTCTGGCTTGCTGAAACCACTTCTGTTCGTATTATCACTGTTTGAAATGCACTGAATATATTTCCAAATGAAAATGTACTCAATTGTGTATATAGAAAGTCCAATTACAAAGAGTTTAATACAAACTATTCTTTTAACTTTCTACCTTTCATTTTGGAATAACTTCAGACTTACAAAAGAgctgcaaaaatagtacagagttcATATACCTAGCTTCCCCAAATAGCATCTTGCATAGCCACATTGATCCAGATCAGGAGATTAACGTGGCTGCAGTATTAACAACTGGTCCATGGATCTTATTCAAATTCCGCCAATTGTCCTATGAATGTCTGGATTCTGGGGTCCCATCCAGGGTCCCATGTTTCATTCAGTTGACATCTccttcttgttgttgggtgccatcgagtcagttccaactcagagactccatgtgacagggtagaacttccccatagggtttcctaggctgtgatctttaccggagcagctaggtcctttctcctgctgagctgctgatgggttcaaaccaccaacccatcagttagcagctgaacgcttagctgttgcacccccagggctccttggcatcCCCTTAGTCCCCTCTGAtctggggcagttcctctcttGTGACTCTGACACTTTGGATAAGTCCTGGCCAGTTATTCTGCAGAGTGTCCCTTGGTTTGGGTGAGTCCAGTGCTTTCTCATGATTACAGTGAGGTCATGCATTCTGGTGGGAAGACCACAGAAGCGATGCCGTGTCCAGCATCACATCAGGGGTGTGCAATGTCGATGTGTCTCACTCCTAGAGATTATCGACCTTGGTCACttggttagggtgatgtttctcCACTGTGATGTTACGGTTTTCTTAGTGTGGTCACAAGTGACTTATGGGGAGATCCTTCTAGCCCATGCACATGTCGTCTCACGTCACTCTTGCCCACTCATTTCAGTGCCCATTGATGATCATTGTCTTGACCTTCAGCACCCTGGTGCTTGCTAAACAGTGGCTTTCTGCTTCTGCCATTGCTCCTGCATTGATTCACCAGGATTAATAAGGAAGCACTCTCCCTTCCCCCTGGTATATAAGTATTCAGTTATTTACTTACATCAGTATGGACTTGTAGATATTGATTTTATTCTATAGGCTAAACTCCATTACACTCCTTATTTTGCTGCTCAAATCGCCCCAGATCCGGCCATTGGGACACCCTCTTATTACCTCCTGTGTTCTTTGGATAAGCCCTGGTCATTTTTTCAGCACTTCCTCATTTTCTGACACAATGAGACACTCCAGGCTTGTCTTGTACttcccctgccctgccccaggAATTGGCCCTGATTCCTTTTAATGCAGAGTGGACACAGACATGAAGATCTGGGTGCTGGGTGTGCTCACAGGggtgtcattgcttctaggccCTCTCAGTGCACAGAGCTAGGACAGAGAGGTGTatttacatgcacacacacatacacctaccTATATCCATTTCCATATCCAGCTATCTATACATATGTTAGGAGCCATGGTGacatagttaagagctcagctgctaaccgaaggtcggaggtttgaattcaccagctgctccttggaaaccctatggggcagttctactctgtcctatagggtcattgtgagtctaaatcgactcaatggcaacagttatggtttgttttttgtaCATATGTTAAAGACCATGAGTTGAACCCTGATGTCTTTGATTCCATTCCAACACCAAGGCGCACTCCAGCCATTCCCCTTCCTTGTTTTCAACTCCTTTCTCCAACAGGGAGCAGTCTAGCTCTCATTATCTACAACATACCCCGTTTTGTCAGCGTGAGAACACAGTCAGAATGACTGGTCCACATGGAGAGCAAATTAACTGCAGTGCAGTACTTGCTCTCGTAGCCAGCTTTAGTCTAAGTCCTTTCTTCCCTGATCCCCCTGGTGGCCACGAGATGCATCTATGCGCAATTAGCTCGGTAGTTTTGGAGTGAGTTCCGTTCCGACTCCCCTCCACTCCTCCGGCCCTTGGGCTTACTTACTGTTGAGCACAGACAACACTAACAAGGTCCTAAGTCAGAACTACACCACCAGCACACTCCAAAAAGAGTGcccccaccagcccaggggcaaggactagaaggcaggaggggacaggaaagctggtgattgggaactcaaggtcgagaagacAGAGTGCTGACTAGGGTTggtaaccaaggtcacaaaacaatatgtacactaattgtttaatgagaagctagtttgtcctgtaaaccttcatctacccaatccagtgccctcgagtcaattccagacaataataaaaaaaagaaaaaaaatcaggtttgcagaaaaaaaaatttccccttgtctcctttctccccaccctgtgCCCATCCACTCCTGTTGGTCAATATTCTCCTTAGCTTCTCATTTATCCTTCCTGAATTCCTTTTTGTACAAATAAACATATATCTGTATATTTTCTTATATCTTTTTAACAGACTTGTtactgggtgctgtcaagtcaattcctactcatagtgaccccatgtgaccgcagagctcccccatagggtcttcttggcttctttatggaagcagattaccaggtctttttcctggtgggtgggtttgaactgccaaccttttggttaacagccactgAGTGCTTaatctttgcaccaccagggctctttttttaaCGGACCACAGGCACTCTTTTGCGCTCTGCTGTTTTCACTGGACAACAGGTCCTAGGCATCACCTGTGGCGGTCaggggtcttcctctccttcccgTGGCTGCGTGGGGCTCCTGGGCGGGTCACACTCTCCTATGTAGGGTACCTGGGttacttcaaatattttccaATGACAAGCCAGGCTGCCATGATCAGTCCTGTGCGTATCTTGCATTGTTGGGAAATATGGAAGTGGTAGTAAGAACCAGCCAGCAGAGCTGAGGGCATGGTGAACCTTCCGCTGGGTCACCCAATCAGCAAGGGGCTGACCAAGATATGGCCATGTGAGCCCCGAAACAAAGGGACAGAAATGCAGAGAACGGGACACAGAGCAGAAGATAAGCTTCCACTACTCGCAGTCCCAGGGAGGTCCAGGCCTGGGGTCGCCAGATGCAGCAAGAATTGGGGTGGGGTTGTGCCCTGGCTGCTGGAGCTACAGGAACACAGCCAGTGTTGCAGCGATGCTGGGCCTCTCCCCACTGCCATTCTCTGCCACGGTCCTCCACTGGCCAGACTCAGACATGAGCCAGCAGTCACAGGGCCAGTGCCTTCCTGAAGAGCCGAGCAGGGGAGGGGACAGGCCTGGACCCAACGGCACTCCAATGCACATGGCTGTGAACCTAGCCACATTTCAAAACACCCCAGGAACTCTGCCTCAGGGCTCAGGAGCCGGGGACGTTTAAATTGTCCACAGTGATTCGGGATCAGCTGAGTGGAGAAGCCCCCTGCTCTAAGTGTCTGCTAATGAAAACCATGGCAGCACAGCACCACCACTTCCTTACATGTCAGGGGATGCCAAAGCAAGTGTGGTTAGTGTAAAGTAGAGGTGCTCTTGTCCTGTAAAAAATCCAGAGACAACTTGTCAGATCAAACTACAAGTGTACTGGCACCCTAGTTTCCGGTACGATAGATGAGTTACTGAACTTAAGCCTCTAGTTCTACAAATACAGTCTGACACAAACCAGAAAATGATCTTGTTATTAGAAAGATCCATGGTGTTCAGGCACAACCAGGAAACTCAAGAAGTCGAACATACCAAAAGCTGCAATTATTCTCACTTCCTGTTTTATGCTCTATTTTGGTAAAAGGAGGAAATACAGTGGCATACCCAATTCTGAGTAAAAAGTGAAAGCACTTTGCTAGAATGGCTGTCTGCTGACATTACCTGTCTAATAACCGGCTGAAATCCGTGAGCGTTTATCACAGTAGCACTGAACAGATACTCAAGAGTCTTAGACGTAGAGTGACCGCTATATGGGACAAGGCATCCCCGTGCTAACTGAACTACCACGCCAGCATTCTTACCTCCTGTCACAAGCCCCCCTGAACCTGGCCACACACTCGGATTTAAAGACAATACAGAACACCCTCTTGGGGAAAGTGAGGATCTAAAAGAAATAACAGTTTCTGAACACCATTCTGGGAGGTTAAGGATAAGCgcccccctctcccctccccccacaactATGAGGCAAATCCTTGAAGAAGGCTTCACCATCCTGACTTCTTGTCAAGAACTTCCCAGGCCCCCGAAGCCCCATTTTAAGGGACATTGCAGAGCAGACCCCAGGGTTGCGTGGCATCGTGTGCAGGCTCCGTCATAGATGCCTCAAAGTGCAGTCCATTGACCTTCTTCCATCAGCATTTGTCTTTTGCTTCTGGTTTTCCATCAATCAGATCTCTGAATCCCAGTTTTTCCAGTGGCTCCTGTGCCATCAGTTGcctaaaaaaagaaactgagcaTTGTCAGGTGGCAGGCAGAGAGAGCAGCAGCCCTGAGGACCATCTCAGTGACCTCATTCAGACATTTCAGCACCGCTCACTCAGTCCTGCTGAATCCTGCTCTACCGCCCTAGAGTAACCTCAGAGCACAGTGCCATTGTAGacttgagcccacccagagcctAAACCCCTTCAGCCCACCCTCTGAGACCCAAGGGCCTGGCCTGTTCTCTTCTGAGGGGCAGCTGTCTGGGCAGGTTGGCAGAGCATGGACACATAGGTCTGGGGTCGGGGGGTCCACACAGGTGACAAGGGGGGGTCAGGTCAGGAGGAGAGGGCAGGCTGCATGGCTCCCCGGTCCAGAGCAGGGACCTGGGGAGGTCAGGGCTCTGCTTCTGTACCCAGCCTGCCCAGTCAGGATAAGAGTGGGTTTGATGAGGCcggaacatattttatttaagaaCTTGTTAGTGTCACTTAGAACATAAATATTTGGGCATACGGCGTAGGGCTCCACTCGCTCCTGCTCCAGGCCCCACAGACATGGGTGGCCATCGGAGGAAGCTGCTGGGCCAGAGCCCCACAGCCACAGGGCGGGGTCATGCTCCTGGCCCCACCTATCAGACTGCCCCACCCTCTTCTGCAACCACACAGCTGAGTACAGATGAGGGGCTGGGGTGCTGCCCTGGCAGTGCCGCCCTCACCACAGGACCTCTGAGACTTGGCCAAATGGAACACCCCAGGGCTAGTATGCATGCAGCCCTGGCAGGGAGGTCAGAGAATGAGCTACACAGTTTCTCCCCTGACTGCTGGAACTGCACCAGCTACACTGTCCCTCCCCAGACTGCGGGAATTGCACCAGCTACACTGTCCCTCCCCAGACTGCGGGAACTGCACCAGCTACACTGTCCCTCCCCAGACTGCGGGAATTGCACCAGCTACACAGTCCCTCTAAAGACTGCGGGAATTGCACCAGCTACACAGTCCCTCTACTGACTGTGGGAATTGCACCAGCTACACAGTCCCTCTACTGACTGTGGGAATTGCACCAGCTACAGAGTCCCTCCCCCAGACTGTGGGAACTGCACCAGCTACACTGGCCCTCTACTGACTGCGGGGATTGCAAAGGGGTTTTTGCCCCTACAAAGAATTTCCCTAAGATGTTGCTCCAGGGATGGGGGTGCTGGTTTAGTACTCAGCCAACTCCAGATCAGGGCTCAGATGTCACAGGGAATGAGTGCTCAGGACTACCAATCATAAAATCACGTGCCTGCAGCCTAAGCGAGTGCCTGACCGAGTTCTCCACGCCCCCTAACCCACTCCACGTGTTGTCACACCAGGCCTAGAAGGCAGAGCCCCAAGCCACCAACACCCTGGGTCCACCACTTGCCATTCAAGAAAATGTCCCCAGGATTGATAGATGAAAAGAACTACAGCTATGGAATTTATAAGCCACAGTGGTGGTTTGTTCCTTAAACCCAAATTAGGCAAACAGTAATCAGTTCTTGCCACATGTTGCCAGAAGAGTGTATCCAGCCAACAGCTCTTGAAACTGGCCTCTCAGACCTCCCTCTGCAAGCTGCTGGGCTGACCAACCTGGAGCTCCCCAAAGGTGTCCATGCCTGAACCCCCAGGACGGTGATTACGTGATTCAGGCTTTGGAGCCTGAGATGGGAGACTGTCCTCGTCCTCTGGGGAACCCGATCCAATCACAGGAGCCCTTTTTTAGCAGAGCGCCTTTCCAGCTTCAGCTTCGGTTGGAGAGAACAACCTGCAGAGGAAGCAGGCTTGGGAGAGGCAGTGTGGCTGGTGTTGAGGGGCAGGAGGGGCCACGCGCTGAGGATGACAGTGCCTCTAGGACCTGGGACAGGCAAGAAACGGATTCTCCCCAGGGACTCCCAGGAGGAACGCAGCTCTGCGGACACCCTGAGAGACCCCATCAGACCTGTGACCTCCACAACCATAAGAAGATAAATTCGTGCTGTTTTAAGCCCCTGAGTTTGTGGTAGCTTGCTCTGACAGCAGTGGGCAATGCCATAGCTGCTGCTCCCCTCTGTGCTGCCTTTGGTGACACTGGGCACCTGGGTGTCTGGAGGCAGGAGGAAGGAACAGGAGGAAACACCACCAGCCACTAAGACCTGGTCTAAGGTATTCCCCTCTACAAACCCTTGAAGCCCAGCTCCTGAGAAAGATcaccaaaaaacaacaactatAGCTCTTAGCATGTCCTAAAGCCaaaagaaaggagtcctggtggcacagtggttaggcgttcagctgctaactgaaaggttcgctgtttgaacccattcaccagctccacgggagaaagacctggcaatctgcttccgtaaagattacagccttggaaaccctatggagcagttcaactctgttatatagagttgctatgagtcagaatcaagtcaacagcacacaacaacaacaaagccaaaagaatgCTTTTAAAGCCTCTTTTTAGCATAAGGGAACCTACTAAGAAAAAAGTTCCTTTTTGACCCGCTGGTTCTAAAGGTCTGAGCCATTCAGATCACCTCAGAAAGAACCACTCTGGAATCCTCATAGAAAGCAAAATGATTCCTCACGGTTTATCAGAGTGTCATCATTTCAGAGGCATTTAGCTCGTGATTCACCTGCCAGTTACTCACTCCACATTCCCCACAGCAGCGACGATAATGACGCTGACGACTAGGATTTGTTGCCAGCAGACCCTGAattgtgccaagtgctttacaaGGATGGTCTCTTTTATTCCCCAACAACCCAAGAAGGGGGCACTAGGACCGTTCTGCTACATGGGTGAAGACACTGAGCTTAGCGTGACTAAAACATGTGTCCATGGCCACACAGGCAGTGAGCAGTGAAGCCCCTTGGCCACTGCTGAGTGGCCAGCACCCCGATGGCTGAGTGGCCAGTACCCTGACACCCACGCTAGAGGAGCAGCCTGAATTTTCAGATCATTATGGAGCTTTATGATCTTAGACCACAAGTACGTTTGCTGTTGTCTCTGTCGGCAAAGCCACCCCAATTCCACCTTTTCCGTCATGAGAAAACATGAGCCGCATTTAAAAAAGTACTACACTTTCCTGTCAGGCTGAGTGAGTCCTCGATGAGGCAACTTTTAAAACTCTATTGTGGTTATGTAAGAAAacgtctttttaaaaacaaagatgcatATGGAAGAAAATAGGGATAAAATAATGTCTGAGATTTCagcacaaaaggaaaaaaggcagttAGAAAAGAAACAGCTAGAAACAGGAGGGGGTGATAAAAGAAGCCGGTATGTCAGCATCTTGATAATCACAAACTGGTGGTGGGTGTCTGGAGGGATCACCATCCTCTACTTTTGTTTGAaaagttttaattaaaaacaaaaaaccaaaattcTACAGTCAAAATAACTGACCAAATCAGACACCCACACACCCGCATACtcaaacacacagacacagaagTGTGCACTCACACACACTGCCTCGCATGCTCACTCACAGATACAGACAAAGACctgtgcacacactcacacacacacgcacccccTGCCCATTCATCTAAGAACTGCACCACCAGCTGACAGAACCACTTGGTCATGGCAGCCACGCGGAGCAGCCAGCTgcaccctccctcctccccaccgcAGACCTCTGAGGGCTAGACGTCCACACTGTGTCCAGAAGCTGTGTTGAGCAGAGCCCAGCCTCAGGGTGGGCCTGGACAGCCGGTTGCAGCCCACTCCCCTGGAAAATCGGGAAAAAGAGAAGGTCCTGCGCTGGTCCTCCCTGGGATCCTCCATCAGGACAGCCAGGGACCTGCTGGGtgcccacctgcctgcctgtGTGGGCGCTGTCGTTGGCACCAGCTACGACTACTCTATTTGCTGAAGTTCACCACCTGCCCTGTGTGGAAGCCATGGTTACTCAGGTTTTAAAGGTGAGGAAACCGTGCTCAAAAGGCGGGTGACCTGCTCCAGAAATCACAGGCAGAGACCCACTCCACACCTGTCTCCACAGCACAGGGGGTGACCTGCCCCACAGTGGGCACCAGACCACTCCATGCCTGTCTCCATAGCACGGGGGGTGACCTGTCCCAGAGGGCACCAGCAGACCCACTCCATGCCCACCTTTACAGCGCCAGGGGTGACTTCTCTCACAGAAAGCACCAGCAGAGACCTGCTCCATGCCTGCCTCCATAGCAAGGTGGCATCAAGGAGAAATCCACTCAGCCCCAGCGCTCTAAGGAAGCAGGTGGACCCAATTAACATGCTATTTCAAGATGGGACGGGCTGGATGGGTGTGGCCTTTTGTCAGAGTGAAGCCCCTGGAGGAGACCACGAGTAACAGCTCAGAGGCAGAACAAGGGTTCGATGTGAGGTGCACACCAAGAAGGCCCTTCACTCTCAAAGTCCCAAACATCTATCCAGATGACCCTCAAACATATGTGTGCAGCCCGAAAAGCACAACAGTCTGCCTTGGGGGACATGTCTGAGTCTGTTATGGGAAAATGAAAACTAGGCCTAAATTGGGTGGGTTTCTGTCAACCTGTCATCAGTAGACAAGGCTGTCTGAAGACCTAATTCCTTTGTGAGCTAACAACCGGCTCAAAAGGCAGAAGTAAAAGCTCCCACCATTCCCCACCCAAAAGATCTAGCTACATAATTATATGTTACATGAGGGATTAGAACAGCTCTTACGTTAAGTAAAATCTCCACAGAACACGGTtagaaaagttttgttttgttccaaaCTGAATTCTAGCAAATTCTGGTTGGGACAGGAAGGACCATTCATCTTTCATCATTTCTTAAACAGCCCATTGTCTTCCCTGTCACATTCCCAGTTTGAGGGAACAAAATACCAGAGTGTGTTTTTTATGGTTTGACAACGTGGAAGAAAGAACTGCGCCCACACTCCTCAGCCCTTTCGGCTCAGTCAGCACTTTCATGATGTACGACTCTGAAACCATTGTGACAGGCCCGTAGCACCCAAACTTGGAAAGAAAACACCCTGAAGAATGAATCGTGTGTAATGCTGTCACTGGAGAAAAGGTCCCCAAGATTGCCAAACACCCTTTAGTACAATTTAATCTGATAAGCCTCGAATTCACGGTGAACAACTCCCCAGCTCTCAAACACACTAGTTAAACATCAGGCCCGGATAAGACGTGCTGTAATCAcctctgggggtgggggcgggggcgggggggagggaggaataaCCTTCCTGAAGGTGGGAGAAGTCATTAACTGTTAAGAGTGTACTTGCCTGtccattctgcattctaaatatTCTTTTGACTCATTTCTGCACAAGGAATTTTCAAAATTATTGTCTCGGAGACACTTCATGAACTTCTCTTTAAAGCTTTTACATTCACctggaatgaaagagaaaaccaTGTTTTCTTCTTAAAGTAAAACAGTATCTTTAACTACAGATCTACTTCATTTTTCCTTTCAAAATTTGCTTCCTTCAGAAACATCCTGAAAACAACACtggaaaaaatcaaatccatcCTGTGGGAATGCAAGGAGGGTAAGATATTAAGGGCAGAACCCAGGTAGTGGACAcagggttgctgttgttgttgtaatgGTCGTtatgtgctgtagagtcagttctgactcatagcaaacctacggacaacagaaggaaacactgcctggtcctgcaccatcctcacaatcgctgttatgcttgagcccattgttgcagccactgagtcaattcatcccattgagggtctttctctttttcactgaccctcgggGCATAGGGTAGTTCAGGTAAAATCCTTGCAACTTTACCGTTTGTTTGGaagatttcataatagaatgttGGAGAAAaaggaatctacttctgaaccCGTACCCTCCACAAAGGCTCCCCTCAATGGCCTACCCAAACCAGGATTCTGGCCCCAAACATGCCAGCATCAGCAGCATTTTTCAGTTTTGCAATGATGAATCACTAAGTTCAAGTTTAACAAACCGTAGacttcataactgccaaaaatgtgtttatttacATGGCATTTCCTCTAAAGAACTCAAGCATTTCTTACTCCCTAACAGCTGCgcagagtcaactctgactcacggtgaccccaggtgtgtcagagtagagctgcgctccatagggttttcaatagctgtctttttgggaagtagattgccaggcctttcttccaaggtgcctctgggtggattcaaacctccaacctttcagttagtggctgagtgcttaactgtgcccCCCTGGGACTTCTTCGGGTTACATAAGTATCCACAAAATATACTCAGTTTTGCCTCTTGGGTTATATAACCCAAAAATCAAAACAGTTGCCAagaactcgtggtgaccccaatatgtcacagtagaactgagctccataggattttcagtgtctgatttttcgGTACACCCCACAGAATGCGTGAGTGCCAACCTGCCCTGCGACAGACAGAGCAGTCGCCTGGGCAAGAAGTTCCAAAGGAAGCGCAGGATTTGGGATCCCAAAGCGGAGGGTCCCGGTCCCTCCCCCTGTCACGGGAGGGGCCGCAGTCCCTGTCCAGCTTCATCTACGGGGCTGGGGGGCGGGGTCGGCGCCGCAGCTTGGTGACCCTGGGCGACATACTGACACTCGCTGCcctggttttctcatctgaaccTCAGCAGAAGCCAGTATCCCTACGAGATCATGGGGTTCACCGAGGCCAGGGTGTCAAGCGCTCAGGACAGGCCGGGCCCTGGGAGACCGACATTCCCTAACATCGGCGGGGAAGGGGGGGCTCCTCCCGGAACACGCACTCGGGCCTGGGGGCCGCGGCTAGGACTTGGGGTCGTGGCTAGGACTTGGGGCTGGGGGTTGGGACTGGGGGCTGAGTCTGGGTCCGCCGGCCCTCcgcggcctcagtttcctcctccgaCAAACGAGGGCTTGGACTTCGGAGATCGGCTGCGAGCGGCGGCCCCTCCCGCAGGCGTCCGCCGCTCACCGAAGTGATCCAGCGGGAAGCTGCCTTTGTCCGGAGGCCGCGGCTGGAAGCTCTTGGTCCCGAAATTCATGGCTGTCGACATGATGGCAGCGGCTAAGACAACAACGCCGACCTCGGAGCGCAACGCACGCAGCACGCAGCACGCAGGGCAGCCGGCCGATCGCCGAGCAGGTGCCTCGCGAGCAACGAGCGCATCGAGCGGTGGCCCCGCCCCCGCTGCAGCCGGACCAGTCAGGCTCCTCCCACACTTTCCCCATTTAACCCTCGCGGCTGggcagaggaaactctggtggcctagtggttaagtgctacagctgctaaccaaagggtcggcagtttaaatccaccaggcgctccttggaaactctaatgggcagttctactctattgacTCCAcgggcactgagtttttttgtgGGTTTGGCTGGGCAGAAGTTGGGCCACCGTCGCCAAGGTGTGGAGGAGGAGATGGAAATTCAGAGAGGTTCAGTGACCTACCTAAAGACACACAGCTTGGTCCCACTGTAGCCTGAGGGCGGGGCGACTCCCAGCCCATGTCCACCAGTTTCTCCATCTACACAGAGGTAAGAAATGCACTAAGAGAGTGAGCAGTAAAGCCCCTGCAGAGGCTCTTATCGTTATGGCAACACCACCACCGACAGGCCAGGCAAGCCctctcctctctgggcctctgttttcATCTGAATGATGGAGGAAGTGGATCGCTGGCCCTTGCAGCTGGCCCCTCTGAGGTTCCGTGGATGGGCGGTGAGCTCCTCTCTCCTCCACTCACCCATCCCATCCTCAGCATTTCCTGCACCAGCCTTGCCAACCCGACAATAGCAGATGAGGTCCCCACTGGCATAGAGCTCATATCAGCCGCCTCCAGACCAGCTCTCTTAGGTTGGAGTGGGAGGCTCTGGGGAGCCCTATACCTCAGCCTGATTTGGTGTAGCAATTAGACCCCCAGGTTCCTGCTGGCCCCACCAGGCAGAGGTCAGTCAGAGAGACCCCAGACTCAGGAACACCGAATGGCAAAGTGGGATGAAAGGCCCAATGCAGAAAGGGGTCAGGTGGGTCAGCTGACCTGAGCCAGCTCATGCCCCCACCTGGCTCCCAGGATGCTGGCGGAGGGCTGATTTAACACCCACTTACCCCAGCAGGAGACCAGAGGACCCTCCTCTGTTAAATATAACCATATAACCAAGTGTTCACCATACATTTGAGCTCAGCATTTTGCAGTTTTAAAACATGGCCCCAAATTCTTTGACATGCCACCAAGCAAGAGTTGGGGGGTCTATGtcccctccccttgaatctggacTCTGTG includes the following:
- the LOC100671307 gene encoding cytochrome c oxidase assembly protein COX19 isoform X1 — encoded protein: MSTAMNFGTKSFQPRPPDKGSFPLDHFGECKSFKEKFMKCLRDNNFENSLCRNESKEYLECRMDRGVGCNRLSRPTLRLGSAQHSFWTQCGRLALRGN
- the LOC100671307 gene encoding cytochrome c oxidase assembly protein COX19 isoform X2, whose translation is MSTAMNFGTKSFQPRPPDKGSFPLDHFGECKSFKEKFMKCLRDNNFENSLCRNESKEYLECRMDRQLMAQEPLEKLGFRDLIDGKPEAKDKC